The nucleotide window aggttgtcccaaagaggaatgcgctgatgatgccCACGTCGACGatgtcagggagggagttgcatcattgggagaacctacggatgtaatcctatagggactcACTATGCTCCtattggcagctcttgaggtcccaggagttactAGGGCGGatatatgtcccctagaaatttttgACAAAtgtcctcttgaggtccgcccagtcgtggatgctgtcgtgcgggaggaattcaagccatgcctgaacatgttcccccacgtagatggggagatattgaatgatgaaatggtcatcatccacccctacGGCTCGATAGGTGAGCTagaaatcttcgagccatataccggggttcgtctccctagtgtacttggcgatgttggtgggtgatCGGAAGCGCTATGGGAATGGCTCTCTCTGGATGGGttggccaaaggcccgtggtcctaggccatctaggCTGGGACTCTGGTCGTATGGCcagcgaccatgcctggggcgcATTTCACCACTCCCCTCAATGGTCTAGCCGGGGGCTGTGTTGCCTGCCCTCATCATcgcccgatggacgtcatcatcatgtcggGCCTGATGTCGGTTGCTAATGACGTtgcgagcatcttggtttggACCGAGCCATTCGTGTACCGATGGTCGATGTGGAGCAGGCGCCGGGTCAGACCGCGGTGCAGCTACAGCCTCCTGTGTCGCGCTTGGCGGCTGTAgcagtgagcggatggagcgatccatctggtgcgtgcccactcccctggtggggagagagtcCATGAGTCGGAGTCATGATGCAGAGCTTTCTGCCTATTGAACGGCGACGGCTTCCACTAGCGCCCGAAGGTCCCGGTGGaccgcctgctcctaggggtTGACAGGCTCGAGAACACTGCATAGAAGCGTTGCCATAGTGGCGATGTTCTGGTAGCCTGaccgaactatgggggatcattcccctcaTCCATGATGTCGCGCAGGACCTGGCGGGCGCCGCTCACTGGGTTACGCACATGGGGCACAACATGCTGCACCAAGTGCACCTGTGCAGGTGGTGGCTAGTTCTGCTGCCATTGTCATAGCTCCTCACCATGCTCTTGTGCGAGCACGAGGGCCTCCGCacaagggttcggaggggtgtgagtctacaagaaCTTCGCTACCACCACGTGACTGtcctagagcatccaccatagcgtACTCCTAAgacggatggtggctaggtgccacatcaccgatgctagagccatcgctctcaacctcatcatctaggagtttgtggaaagtggtgggagcatagcttgacattcccatgaattcagatgtgagagggggcggcgccagtgTCCTTTGGAGCCCCTGAGCATACGCATCTACGGGGGACATGagaccataggggaaccggtcgtacggtggttgcggtgcggacaatggagtccctctggataatcggtggaagatagtaaatagcaagtaaataattgcatgtacattactcacagtggggtttgagccaagcgtttgcttggaatgatgcgtaggcgcctcgtcgttgaagttgtTGGGTGTCTCGGAgccaatggagggcgcccctccgatgggtgtcGGGATGGGTGCCTCCTCACAGAGGTGGAGCATGCCGAgccggtcagcgatgaagtccaggcttccaaagaggaaggcctaggacggctcgaagacaggtggaacccacatcccaataggtgggagtgtgggaaactccagcgagccaaagcaagtcatatcgcttgagcctgccatgatGAAGATGGTAGAAAATGGACCATTCAATGAccaaaaagcgtgaacgtacaacgtcttccccacggacgacgccaactatcggtgcagaaagtgaccaatatgtaaatatttgtagttttgctgtacgttgtgataggatgtggcctagcactcaatgacacagggtttatactagttcaggcaatgtgccctacatccagtttgagtcggtcagtgactttattcttgagcctaggtgctcgaagtttgctatggggttacaaacgagagggagtaagatgggggtgcaagaggtccggtcgaactctggtTTGAAGGGtcgagtgacaggagctcctacgtgcgctgagTGTTTGAGCATGTGCTCGAGGTTTAAACCTAGAGGTTCTATTGTTGTGTGTGAGTGAACTGATTGATCCCCTAcagttgggagagagcgcatctctttttatagatgaaggggatggccttacaagtgagagagagagagagagtatgtatgctactaagtctttaTTGCCCAAGCCATCGTGTATAAGATGATttgtaggcacccacaatactgttgatgtttgACGCATGTGGGAGGTCTTTCACTATGGTCACgaggtatggtaaatgtcggcacccacaacactgtggaTCCCTAGATACATGTGGGAGGCattaccgtgtttgcctggtatgggaattgatggcgcccgcAACACTGTAGGGTAAATGTCAGTGCTCTCAACACTGTTGGAGttctaacatgcctagaaggttgcagggtGCCCTTCTGCCATGCTCTGTTGGTATTGTCTTGCAGGTGTACAAGGTACGGTCTTTGGTATTGCTGTTGACTTAAGCGTCCTGCTTTACTTGCTCTGCCCATTTCCTAGTCCTCAtcgagcgggcatccctggtcggttggtcccaatcggctccgactgcgccagttggagaagagctataagcaaaggttcggtgcatccccggttggagtcgggcggcgttttggccaggcctttcagtCAGAGAGATGGGCCAAagtcggaagcgaggccttcccGTCGGAGAGACGGgccagagtcgaaagcgagcattgttcctctttggccaggcctttcggtcggagaggtggatagctcttctggcctgtcgttcaggtagttttgggctggcccaggagttaCGGGTTGTTCACGACGTTGTCTGCTAAGCCGAGCCTTTGCTAGGAAgccgatccatgagggaccctgagtttatgaacccgacaggtagTGAGAAATGAGATGAAATGATAGATGCCAGAGTTCTTGTTACTAATATACACATTGAGTCTTTACTAGTGCTATTAGATATGTAAGTTTTTGTGTGAATCATCAGTGGGTGGACTGGGTGCACAATCTACCGCTTAATTTCTGCTTGAATGCATTCTACTATACATACCAGATCTAAATGAGTGTATGGTGTTAACAATAGCTTGGCAACGCTTCTTTGCTCTCGTAGTCTGCACGGTTTACATAAGTTATCCGATACTGGGGCTGTCGTAAAAAATCAGGACAAAGCCTTGGGCCTTTTCTTTAAAAAATTGATGATGATTCACTAACAATAAGCATGTTCTTTATTTCTTTTAACATAGATGACTATTATGACAAAAATTGCAATTATATCTAAGCTTCTCGAGGAAAAAGAAAATCCAATATATTTAGAAGAAAGGAGGTAAGTTAAAAACAGAAATTGAGATAAGAACAACACATCCTTTTTTATTCTGACATCATAAATGATCACTCTCTCAACAAGCAGAAGTTTCTCTCGTTACATGACCCATGTATTACAAGGGCTCTTCACAGCGTTCTGTCATTCTATGGTTACAACTTACACGACAACTAATAATAAAACAACTAAACCTTAGAAAGGGTTTTCGGAACCCATATGTAACCATGGGTCTGCACATACCCCATCCTCTTGCTCAACTCGTCGGCTTCTTGTGGTCCTTGGGTTCCCAGCGTGTATGGAACGAACTTCAGCTTGCCACCATCGATGTCGTGAAGTAAAGGAGTGAAGATTTCCCATATAGCCTGCAACCAACAAACACACTATCAAAACAAGTAATTCTCAAGGCAGCCCATTGCAAAGGAAGTACGTATGCATGACCAATCACAAACCCTCAGTTCTTCTCGGTGAACAAAGTGTTGCTGTTCTGCTGGTCTCCTCTTATCCTGATGAAACATAGTTATCGGTAAGTATACCATGACTCAAGAAGAATTGTTTTATCCACAAAGTTTCAGAGAACTGAATGTGCTGGAAACAAATTTAGCATAAGGGAATGTTTGACTTTAAATTCCAAGATAATAAGTTGAAATTTCAAAATGCAACATGGAGATGCAATGAACAACTCAATATAGGGTGCCAACATATACTTTATCTTTTCAACAGACACTGTAAACGACATGGAAAATGCTACACAAATCCAATTGGATCGACACAGCTGTAAAGCCCAATTAGGTGGGAAAAATAATCGACATTCAAGTTCTTGACAAATAAACTATTTTGTTGTACAAGTCTAGGATGCTGTAAGATCCAAAAGTATCAATATGCTATGCTATGCTCTACCCTATCCTATGCTATGCTGCTCTATTTAAGCTCTGATTAGTGTCACATGTACAACTATGCTTCATTGTCCAAGGAACACCAAATCTTCCAACGATATATCCAAGCGATTTCAAATGCTTATAAGCCTGGAACAATATGAGCTATGAAGAATACAGAAGTTTAAGCAAAGAATCTAGCAACCTTACAACTAGTTTAAACAAAGTAAGTTGACATGTAGTTCCACATATCCAAGATCAGTAAGATGTTGCAATCCTAAACATGCCTCAACAACTAGGCAATGATTTAGAAGACTTCATTCTGTGAGCGTTAACGTTTCCTTCATCTGCTATCATCTGCTGGTTCAGGCTAGCAGCCATGTTGTTGGCAGCCATGCCCTCAAGGCCTTGAAAGTGGCACCAGTACCTGTTGGTTCAAATgacctaaaaaataaaaaaaacattagAAGATGAGCTGCTTCCTTTGGAAGAAAAACAACATGCAATTCCTATCAAACAAGTGCTTGACAGAAGCATCAGCCAATAAGGAAACGAATGTACACCATACAGATCATGATGTTATAGGTTTGATCCCATCCATGCTAAGATGCAGGGGTGATGCCACCAATGGAATTGGAAATAAATGGAGTATCATCTGAACCAAAAGAGCTGGCAAATATTCAGAGTTCAGAACTGAGGCATGTAAAATGCTAAGGTAACAGGCAAGACAAGTTTAAGCGATATTATTCAGATAGGTAACGAAATCAACTGTTCAAATCATCCCACGTGGAACAACGAAAATGAAAAGGGACATACTCAGTACATGACAATTTTAATTAGCAGGAAAAAACACTTGGGTGTCATATTGGcatattcatatttctatacaaCAATTCGGTAACTTATGTATCCAATCATGGACCTTTAGACAATAGAGTTTCAGGCAGAGGACAAACAAGCTATAACAATTCTTATTCACTTAAGTATCACTATTTGTTGCTTTATAACAACAATGCCTTCGTTTGCTTGCTTGTCTTAGCCTGCAGACTTCAACTGAAAGGAAGCAATGCAAGCAGCAGAGGAAGAGGAGAGCAACAGGTGTGTACCATCTGGCCGTTGGTGAGTAGCGACACATTGGGGATGGGTCTGAAGCCGGGATGCGCGTCCCCGCCGCGGTCGTAGCTCATCTGCGCCCTGAGCATGGACTCGGCGACGTACTACGGGTCGTCATCGTGCCCCGTGCCGCCGTCCTGCAGGCCGAACTCGCGCTCCAGGTCATCGACACCGTCCTCCTTCTCGTCGCCCGCCACACGTGAGCAACCCTCGCGGCGCTCGTGCTCGTAGCAGGCGCGACAGTTGGTGGTGGGCACCGGCTTGCCGAGCCCGCCCTCCGGCTTCGCCACCACGGACCGCCGTGTCCGTGGACGCGCGCACCTCACCACCCGCACCCCCCGGGCTGCGGGGACGACCGTCGCCGCCATGACCGGGAGCGCAGTCGCCGCCGTGGCCTCCACGTGCTCGGTTGGGGAGATGAGGGCTGTTGAGAAGGGGTCGGGCCCGGATCTCGATGGAGACGAAGCAGGACCGGCGTAGCGCGTCGAGGTCCTCCCGTGGACAAATCAACgacggcggacggcggcggcaCCGAGACGGAGAATACAGAGACGGCGGAGAATGGTTAGACAAAAatattcatcttttttttaaaGCAAATATTCATCTACGTAtagtacttaaagcatacatccCAACTATACTACTCAAAACATTATTTTTATAATTATGGATTTACCATTTTACCTTTATTAAAAAAATTACTACGAAAAAGGAATCGCCACTCTTTTATTTCAAGTCATAATCCTCTCAACTTTGAAATCGTTGCGGCGCAtatgggcccaccaaccatagacACATCTAACACCTCCCTCATTGACGCCTCTCAACACCTTTCCTCGTATGGATCCACCAATCATAGACACATCTCACGCTTTCTGACGCCTCCCCAACCAtaataaaaaaatcatttttataATATACTTTCTTTAGCATCATAAACATTTACCTACATATTTGATCAAACTTTAGATACTTTAACTGAGAATACATCTAGAAATATATTTTTTGGGATAGAGAAAAACTAGCAATTCTCATTTACCAAGGAATTTAACGGACATTTCACATCAACTCTGTGTAACTGTCTGACCGAACTCGTATTTGTGCTTTCTAGTACGTACTAGTGTCTTTTAACGGACAGATGGGCCTAAATTTGTGGGGCCGTGGGCTAGGCCCACATTACTGGTCGTTCCAAGGCCCCCAACCCAGACTAGCCAAATCCGAGAATCCCACAGTGGGCCCCGGTTGACAGCCCCACGTACGGCTCTCCTTCCTATGCCGCCTCCCCAAGCAAAGGGAGACGAAGAAAGCTCAAAACTCAAAAGGCGTCGCGGCTCCCCGGGGTCCACACACAGGCGGTGGTGCCCATGGCTTCGTGGTTGTTGCTCCCTCTCCCCTCCTTCCCGtggcctcccccgcccccgcccggctcctcctccggccgcggcggcggcggcggcggtggcggcgaagaCGGCGGCGATTGGAGGCCGAACGTCGTCGCGGCTTTCGCCGGCGCGCAACTCGGCCGCTCCCTCCGCCGCCGCTTCGCCGACCTCCTCCGCTCACCGGTACTGTGCCTCGCTTCACCCCGCCTTCCATTTCGTTCTCACTTGGGATGCAGACCATGATAGCGTTTACTTAGTCTGTTCCCAACCAAAGAGGCCTTACTGCCTTAGTCTGTTGTTGACTGAGCTCTCTCGCTCCTTGTTGATTggattgagttttttttttcgtgCTTGATCAAATAGTTAATGTCAAGTGAACCTTGCAACTCTAGGAGGTGCGACATCTTGATGCCTTGGCGAAAATGGGTGACTTCTGGTTCGAAGGATCAGAACCGTTTGCAACATTCCCAACTCTTGGCGCGATAGGGAACGTGCTCTCTGCACCTTATGTTTGCAGCTCTGCTCTGTTCAGTGGGAACGGGTCAGGGGGTAGATACATCAGTAAAGGAAAGTTGTTGTCCAGACGGCCTCGTGGAATCGATTCGAAGAAGAGGCTCTGGACTAATGTCCTTCTTGCTCTTAATGTCCTGTAAGTCAGTGGTCAGTTTAAGTTTCTGCGATAGTAGCTCCGATCCTTTGATACATTTGTTGTTTAACACCCTTTTGCTCTCAACAAAGGGCTTATGTTGCTCAGGTAGCATCACAAGGAAAGCTTCTTTTGTGGGGAGCCAAGGTTAGTTTCTTGGTTGGAATTTCTTGTTCAGTTATGTGCTGTCAATTTTGTTAACCTAATACAGTTATGGCTATCATTTGCGATGAAAGATCAACAGTCTGATTGATAGAGGGCAATTTTGGCGTTTGGCAACATCATCTCTACTTCATGCAGATCTCACCCACCTTGCAGTATGTGTTTATGTTTGAGTTGAGTTTTATATTTCATATAAAAAATATCAGCTAACTTCTTACCTGTTGGATGTCGCCATAATGATGCAGTTCAATTGTTTCTCTTTGAACTCTATTGGGCCCATGGTTGAAATGTTAACTGGTCCTAGAAGATTTCTAGCTGTTTATTTCAGTTCGGCGCTGGCAGGTGTTTGTTCTTTACCTCGTTTGGATTGGATGGTAGTGCCCTGATCTTAAGTTATCATCTTCTTAATCAATTCGTGGGACTTCAATAGGTTCACTGATGAGCTATCGCTTTAGTGCGTCACCTGCTGTTGGTGCGTCAGGTGCCATTTTTGGATTGGTATGTCTACTTCTCCTCGCACTTGTGCTTGTTACCCAGTGCCAGAATCATGTTACCCCTATAGTGTGGTATAATTCACTAGCAACGTGAAACTACAAACTAcgccatccgttccaaattatagttcactttagatttgtcataagtcaaacacatctaactttgaccaagtttatagaaaaatacatcAACATCTGCAatatcaaattagtttcattaattTCTCCATGAAACATGTCTTTATAGTGCACTTATTTGAACTTATAGATGTtaacatatattttttttctgaAAATTGATGAAAGTTAGCTAAGTTTGACATAGGAGTTAGGACAAAGCTTAAGTGAACTACAACTTGAAATGGAGGGTGTAATTCTTAACTTCTAAATGGCTGGTATGATATTTCTTTGTAACTTCTCAAAATTGCACATCTTGACTGAACAGGCCtgaaacatgattgattttgtagTTTCTATTTCTGCATTCCAGAGTTTTCTTTCTTATGTTTACCACATTCATATTTTGTGAACAAAGTCTTGGTCTTGTCCTATTGAAATATGAATTCCCTGATACAACTGACCATGAAAGTGTTCACATCAACTTTATCTGCATGATCAGGTTGGCGCCCATGCAGTTTATATGTGGAGACATAGAAGATTCTTTGGGAATTCTAGGGAGAGTTTAGAACATATTGGGCGTGTGGTTGTCCTGAATATGGTATTGCTCCACTTTTTCCTGTTTATTTCATTTCGCCTTTGTTTCAAAAATATTCTTTGTTCCATCTGCAACATTTTTTTTTCATAGGGTATGGGCCTCCTCTCAAGGGGAATCGATAACTGGGGCCATGTAAGTCTCTCGATTTTCTACGCAGTACATTTTACAATATGAATGATTTAGCTCATTAGTTCACTTGAATACTGACAGCTGGGAGGCTTGCTTGGCGGAGTTGTCATGGCATGGTTCCTAGGTCCGGCATGGCAATATCAGTATGTGGCAAAGGATGGTAGAGCGGTTTTCAAAGACAGGGCTCCAGTCCTCCGACTAATAAAGGGGTAGACTTGTGTTGTTTTGTATGTACTTACGAGGGTATTCGTGAAAATAGTGTGGAAGAGAAGCAAAAGGGAGAAAAATAGTGTGGAAGAGAAGCAAAAGGGAGAATGGTGAAGATTCAGACATACGCCGAGCAAGGGAGTGGCAGAAAACAATTGACTTTTAACTATTTTGGGACTTTGGGTGTCGAAACATTTCACTGCAGAGCTAATTGCTGAGGAAACACACACGAGGAGCTTATGTTCGGATCGTGGCAATTGTTCGGATCTACTGTCAAGTTCTGACCTCGGACATTGACTGTTACTAGGTTTCTTCTGGTTCTGTATTGCGCGAGATGATAAAATATGTAAAGAGTGTTTCTCAGCGAACAGCGATCCATAAGTGATTAAGATATTTGTTGTAAGAACATATGTTTTTTTTGCCCCAGCAAGATTTTAGGACCAGTGCAAAATACTCAGCTTGGAAGAATTCACAGGGCGTATCAGCATGCACGTCAATTCACAAAGCACAAGGTAATGTGTCACTGTAAGCATCATTGAATCAACGCCAGGGATAAACTTACGAATTTCCGATGGAACCAATAACACTTCTCTTAGCTTCAATAAAACAAATCAGCGTTGATTAAACAAAGAGGCTAAATCAGCGTTGATTAAACGCTCGACGCACAATAAAACAAATGAAATCTTGCATGGAAGTTGTATGTTGTATTATGGATTTATTGTCAATACGTTACAAGAGAGTAATATTGCAGAACGTGGACCCGAGTAACAGGGTCCTTACATTCTCCTCTATATAAGCTCCCAACCCTTCAGTGAGAACTTAAAATTTGAGAGGCATAGGGCGTAGGGCAGCCACCTTCGTGGCGTAATACCCTGGTTAATTAGCATGATATAGACCTATATCTACAGTTGACCTGACCTCAAAATCTTTAGAATTCATCATATAGTTACGGTAGTCAATAAACAAAGCCTGATGTTTGCATCATAGCCCATGATTGCGATTCATGGTTATGCTTGAAGCAAAATTGTGACCTTGTCTTCTGGCTAGATTTTCCTAATGACGCATGACCAACAGTCGAAGCAACCCAGGTATCCAATCAAGCATAACTTCAGGTGTGAAGGAGACCTGCATTTTGAGATACAAATAAGATAAACTTCTCAAGAAACCACATAAGGATTGTGGACTCAAAGCAAGCTGAAGATTCATATATACACGAGAAAAAGAAATGTGAACCCAACTAGCACTAGGATATGTTTTGAAACATTGAGTTATACAAATGTAAGGTCACATTGACGAAGGCAAGTGGAGTAAAAGAAACTAAATGTCTAACTGTGGTTGCAGATCGATCCCCATGTTAGTAGTGACAGTAGCATAGTAACAGTATCATGCAGTGCGCAATAAATACAAGAAAAATAATATTAATGCTAAATAAATTGTTGTGACCATTAATATTCTAAAGCAACTATCGATGGCCTTCGCCACCGAATAAGAGTTCTAACATTAAGAAAACGGCAAAATGCTATAGAGATAAAATATCAAGAAAACTTACCATATGGCGATGGCGCAATTGAAGAGGACTTCGATGTTCTGCTATTCCGTTTTTTCCTTGGGGGCATCGAATGTTGAGACACTGGTCGTGGGGGTGAAGGTGTTGGCATCATTTGAGAAGTAGGTTCAGAGACTGCTTTTGGAAAATGATTGGAATTAGGTAAGGGGCGAGGAGGATCTATGTGAGCAGGCGGTGGATCTGCTGGATGAAGGTATTTTGGCGGGGAAGGCATTAATGGAGGTAGCCTGGGGTCTCTAACAATGCAAGGAGGTTTTAGCATTGAACTACCAGCATGAGAGGGATTAATACACCTAAAACATGGAAAGCAAGGGTGTCTGCCCCATGAAGGAGCTAAAGCTGGACGAGGTGCAGGGTAAGGGATGCTCCCAAATGGTGACAACAATGGTGGCATGCTTGGAGAAAGTGATTGTGAAGGCGATGGagtcggagccggagccggagatgGGCTAGGAGATAAATCAGAGATTTTGTGTTGTAGGTACGATGACAGCTGAACACCCTTTACTTTACCAAATACAGAGTGATTAAGCCCAAGATTCCTTGCATCAGGTTCTCTGATTAACTGAGCTAGTTGTCTCAATCTATCTGGTAAAAGATTACTGCTTCCATCTAATACCGATGCCACAATAGTTGCTGGAGCTTCAACTGAAGAACCAATCTCATTCCTGAACTGCAAATATATTTTCTGCAAATACGACAATCAGTGAGAATCAAATTGGAGCAACTGAGCCCTTTAAATATGCCACAACCTCAGTAGAAGAAACAAAACCATCAATACCTCGTATGACCTTAAATTTAATCCAAGTTTCAGCTGATCCTTGAGCTCTGTAAGATTACCCAAAATCTGATAAATGGAGCTGTTCAACACAAAGTTGAATAGGG belongs to Miscanthus floridulus cultivar M001 chromosome 4, ASM1932011v1, whole genome shotgun sequence and includes:
- the LOC136551898 gene encoding RHOMBOID-like protein 10, chloroplastic, with the translated sequence MASWLLLPLPSFPWPPPPPPGSSSGRGGGGGGGGEDGGDWRPNVVAAFAGAQLGRSLRRRFADLLRSPEVRHLDALAKMGDFWFEGSEPFATFPTLGAIGNVLSAPYVCSSALFSGNGSGGRYISKGKLLSRRPRGIDSKKRLWTNVLLALNVLAYVAQVASQGKLLLWGAKINSLIDRGQFWRLATSSLLHADLTHLAFNCFSLNSIGPMVEMLTGPRRFLAVYFSSALAGSLMSYRFSASPAVGASGAIFGLVGAHAVYMWRHRRFFGNSRESLEHIGRVVVLNMGMGLLSRGIDNWGHLGGLLGGVVMAWFLGPAWQYQYVAKDGRAVFKDRAPVLRLIKG
- the LOC136549894 gene encoding uncharacterized protein, giving the protein MGKPVDVELGGGAGGLEIAGGGGGGPWGGRFFGAIGRAVSFRCVFVLMLAAGVLVPALFLLVPSRQELGYLSDDHDVLAAEIKVGFTLEKPVPFLTSHIYKLGNDIFEEIGVPNSKVSIVSMHPLTSKYSTRVVFGVLPYPKDASISLPALSVLRSSLIEMMLQQVNLSLTPSLFGHPSSFELLRFPGGITVIPAQSGFTWANTDPLFNFVLNSSIYQILGNLTELKDQLKLGLNLRSYEKIYLQFRNEIGSSVEAPATIVASVLDGSSNLLPDRLRQLAQLIREPDARNLGLNHSVFGKVKGVQLSSYLQHKISDLSPSPSPAPAPTPSPSQSLSPSMPPLLSPFGSIPYPAPRPALAPSWGRHPCFPCFRCINPSHAGSSMLKPPCIVRDPRLPPLMPSPPKYLHPADPPPAHIDPPRPLPNSNHFPKAVSEPTSQMMPTPSPPRPVSQHSMPPRKKRNSRTSKSSSIAPSPYGLLHT